The sequence GCCACCCGCATTTCCCAGCATCCAGTTGCGGTTGCCATTGCTGGTCAAACCCGTGCCGGTAATTTGCAAGCTCCCCCCATCCAGTGCCACGCCCTCACCAGAGCCCCCTAGGTTGGAATCTTGGCTCACCGACAACGTGCCTGCGGCCACCGTGGTGCCACCGCTGTAGGTGTTGATGCCGTTCAACACCAAGGTGCCTGCGCCCGTCTTCTTCAAGCCATCGCTGCCCGCGATCTCATTGTTCAGCGTGGCAGTCCACCCGCTGCTGGCCGCGCTGCCGTCGCCGACCCGTATTTCCACGGGCGCGACGACGGTGCTGGTATCCGCCACCAGGGTCAGTGCATTGCCCGCCAGCTGGTAACCGTCACTGGCAAATTGCAGGCCGGTGGTTTGAACGGGCCCAGCGAAGTTGTTCACCGTGACAGTGCCTGCAGCGCCGCCAAAAATCGCAAAACCCGGCTGAGGCGACATGGCGCTCATGACCGAGCCCTGCTCGTCACTCCAGTTCAGTGCTCTGGTGCTCCAAGTGCCCGAGCCACCACCCTGCGCCGTACTGGAGGCCAGGCCATCGGCGTTCCAGAAACTCAACGTCTGGCCCTGGGTGCTGACCAGATTGATCTGCTTGTCGTTCGAGAGGAACTGCAACCCAGTACCGACCGGTATCGCCGCAAAGCCGCCATGGTTCAGCGTCAGCTTGCCGCCATAGTCAAACAAGCGGTACAAACCGGGGCCAAAGCCTGCGCCCTGAGACACGCGCAAGCGGACACCATCCAACGACAAATCGCCTGCAACGCTCACGCTGGTGCCTTGACCTGGGGTTTGAACGTTGGCACCAGGCACCCCTGCCGTGATAGCCAACGTACTGCCATTGACCATCTGCAGATTACCACCCACGGTCAATGTGCCCACACCGCCGATGCCAGGTTCCAAAATAGCACCATCTTGCACGGTCGTGGTGGTACCCACGCTGCCCACACTGCCTGAACCTGCTAGCGTGGTACCTCTATCCGCCGTCACAGGGCCTACAACTTGCCCCTTCACAGCCAGCTTACCGCCCTGGATGGTGGTGCCGCCGCTGTAGTTACTGGCAGCATTCAAGGTCAGGGTACCAGCCCCAGCTTTGATCAGCGAGCCGCCGCCAGAGACAGTACCGTTCAGGGTCAGCTCGAAACTACCACCCATAAACAGCATGCTGTTGAGCTGGATGTTGTTGGCGAGCGCCATCGATACAGCGTTTTGCAGGAGGGAAACGCCGTTGACGGTGACCTCGCCGCTGCTAAGCGCCCCGGCGTTGCCCAGTTGTGTGACACCGCCCGCGAGGGTAGTGGACGCGTAGCTATTCGAGCCATTCAGGATCAAAGTGCCGGTGCCGCTCTTTTTTAGTGCTCCGCCGCCAGTGATTGCTCCGTCCAGGATCAAGGTGTTGCTGCCAGAGACGTCCAGGCCGATGCCGGTGATGCTGATGGCGTTGTTCAGCGCCACCGTTGAAGCACCGGCCTGCAGGTTGCCGCCAGTGCCAGCGCTGGTGATGGCTCCGGAACCCAGGGCCGCATTATTGTCGACCGACAGGATGCCGCCGTTGAGCACGGTAGACGTGATACCGGTCAGCACCGCACCGGACATCCGCCAGGTACCAGCATCGACGATCAGGTTGCTGAAGTTGGTGAAGTTGTCACTGGAAATACTTCCGCTGCCGTTGGTGCCTGTGCCGCCACCGACATCGTTCTGCAAGGCCAGGGTACTGTTGGAACCTGAGCCACCGTCGACGACACCGGCCGCGGCGAAGTAGGCATCCTGGCCCGATATCAACAACTTACCCGACGTGCCAGTGCCTTTTTCGACCACTGAGCCAGTGATCGCGTTGAAGCGGTTGGAACTCAAACCGGAGCCCATGGACAGGCTGCCGGTCAACCTGCCCTTGTTGGTGAAGATATGACCCTGCGGCGCGGCAGAGAACGAAATCCGGCCGGTGATCGTGCCAGTGTTGGTCATCACCACCTGACCACCTGTGACCCCCACCACCGGTATGTCTGCCGGTTGGATCCCGGCAATGCCAAGCAGCGGCGAGCCGGAAATGGTGCCGTAATTGGTGATGGTGGTGGTGCCATAGTCGCCGTTGCGCACCTCCACCGCCATGCCGGTCAAGCTGGGCAGCGGCGTCAGCAACGATCCGACGGTGCCCTGGATCTCGTTGTTGTTGGTGATGGCCTGGACATTGTTGTTGTTGTTGCCGACGAACACGCCAGAGGACAACGAACTGATTGCGGAAAAAGTGGAGGGGTTAATGATGCCGTGGTTGAGCAGCTTCGTGTTGTTGCCAGTGAAGGACACTGAAGCCATCCCATTGATCACCGAACTGATCCTGGCCGTGCTGTCGAAAACGGCAGTCATGTTGTTGGCCGAGGAGGTCACGCCGGTGATCGAACCATTACACGTCACTGAAGAAGCGGGTATGAATGCGCCACACACCGCATGGGCGCTTGGCAACACCCCACCCACCCCCCACACCGCAGCCAAGGTTGCCGCCATATGACTTAGGCGCAGTGTGCGGCGTTGAACAGACTGCCCATACGCACTACTTTCGCTGGCACAGCCCGCACCAGCAGAGCGTGCAATTTCAGGTGCGGCCACCCAAGCGTCCAATGCAACATTCCAGATAGAGCGGTAAATACAGTTCACGCGATCGCCTCCAAGCAGTGCCCGTTTTTCTTTGTAAAAAGACCTGCTCAGAACAGCCGCAAGCCCAAAAGAGCTCGAAATGTAACCAAATTCAACCTGACTGCATATCACTGGTTCTTGGTATTTTCAGCACTACATATGATTCAACTGTCTAAAAAACAAAATAAATAGACCGATTTCATACAATAGATCGTGCACACACTCCTGCGTCAGCGCGCATCTTTGCTGTAATGCAAACCTACTACTGCCGCTCCAGCAGCAGGCGATCTGCCACCGCCTGGCCGGCCAGGTACCCTACTTCGGCATCTCGCTGCTGGACCATGCCTGCAAGTCCTGCAACCACTGCTCCGCCCTCTGCAACCAGGGCTGCGAGCTTTTCGTGTCGATCTGCGAGATTTCTGCTGGCAGCGGCATCACCTGCAGCTTGGGCGTGGCGGGTGGCGGCGGCACGTAGGTCGCGCTGCAGGCCTGCAATGCGAACAGCGTCAGCAGCGCGGCCAGCCTCAAGAGCCTGGAGCTTTTGCGTGTAGTCATGGGTGTTGTCCTGTTGATCGCGGCCGTGCTGCAGTAGCGCACCCGCTTTGTTTTCTATAGCATCCGTCGCTTGTTTGGCATGCGATGCATCCTGTTTTGACTGCTTTGCCTGCACCCGGGCCGCCGCGGCATCCGCGCGCCAGCCCTGGGCAGTCCAGCCGGCGGTGAAGACCCCGGCCAGGGCCAAACCGGCCAGGGTGGCTTTGCCGCCGCCCGTCATGCTGCCAGCTCCACGCGCCAGGTGCAGATCTCGCCGTTTGCATCGCCGCGCAGCTGCAGGCCGGGCAGCACCTGCAGCACGCCCTTGACCGTGCCTTTGTTCCAGCGCGGATGCTCCGCACACGCCCCAGCCACATCGCCGGCATTGAGCTTACGCAGCAGCGTGCTGGTAGCCAGCGCGCCCGCCCCCTTGTTGTGGATGAAGTCCAAGACCACGGCCTGGGTCATAACGCCCAGGTCACCCCAGCCGCGCACCAGGCGCTTAGAGTGGCTAACACCACCGATCCACGAAGCGCGCGCAGATGATCGCTGCCGCCAATTTCAGCAGCGCTTCGTGGATATCCAGCCGTCGTTCAAAGCGGATTCGCAGCTTGCCAAAGCCTGCAAACCAGCTGTGCGTCCTCTCCACCACCCACCGGTGTTTGCCCAGCCGCTCGCTGCTCTCAATGCCTCGTCTGGCAATTCGGCCCATGATGCCCCGCTGCCTCAGATGGGCTCGGCATCGCTTGAAGTCGTAGCCTTTGTCGGCGTGCAGCTTGGCTGGCCTTTTACGGGGACGTCCTGGCAGGCCAGCAATCGCAGGAATCGCGTCCACACACTTCTCGAACATCTTGGAGTCGTGCCGGTTCGCGCCGCTGACCAAGATCACCAGCGGGATGCCTCTGGCATCTACGACGATGTGCCGCTTGGAGCCGAGCTTGCCTCTGTCCGTGGGGTTTGGGCCCGTTTCCTGGCCCCCCGGGGGCTTGGTACCGAGGAGCCATCAATGCTGGCCCGGCTCCAATCGATTTGGTCATGTTCACGCAAGCGAGTCAGCATGGCTTGGTGCAGCTGCTCCCAGACACCAGCGGCGTTCCAGTCGCGCAGGCGCCGCCAGCAAGTCATGCCGCTGCCGTAGCCCAGGGATTGGGGAAGGTCTTCCCATGGAATGCCTGTTTGCAGCACGAACAAGATGCCGTTGAGGGCAGCTTCATCGCTGATTGCGCGTTTGCGCGCACCGCCTTTGGCAGAAGGCACGAAGGCTGGGATCAGGGGTTGTAGCTGTCGCCACAGTTCTTTGCTTACGGGTCGTCGTGCCATGAGGGCAGCGAGCATAACCGCTCTGCGAGGCCCTCTGGAGAAGTGGTGTTAGCCACTCTAAAGGAAACCCACCATGCCGACCACCACGCGCACCCACCTCGTCACTGTCGTTACCTCGCACGGCGCAACCCGCTACCCAGCCATCCAAACCGGTGCAGCAGAGGCCATCCAGCAGGCCATGGCCCTCTTCCCCAGCGCCCGCACCGTGGGTGCCAAGCCCATGCGCACCAGCAGCGCTGGATAGCCTGCTGACGGCGATGGCCAGCCATGACCGCCGCCGCAGCCAAACCCTGCGCGCCATCGAAAAGAAAGCCGCCAGCGAACAGCGCGCAGCTCTTTCACTGCAGACCTACTTTCAAAACGCAACCCCACAAGCCCGGCCACCACGCCGGGTTTGATGTTTCTGGAGCCCGCAATGCGCCACACCGGAATGCTTTTCCTCAGCCGCCAGCGACCGCACGCAGCGCCTGCGCGTTGCGGCATTTTTCAACTGCAGTTGCATGCCTACGACCGCATAGGCCCACATCAGGCAGAGCCATGGCGCATGACCTGGACAGGCCCTGCAGCCCAGCGCTTCTGGCAGCAACACGAAGCCGAGCTGCTGCCCGGCGCCGCACTCATCGTCGAGCTCGAAGCCGCGCGAACCCACACCCTGCGCACGCGCCCTCCCATGGCTGAGTTGCAGGCCCGCGTCATCAGCATGGCACTGGTGCCCAGCCACGCCGTCAGAACCCAGTAAAGGAAACAGCATGTCCTCCGAGCCCCAAAAACTCCCTGTCAACTTCTGGCGCAGCCGCCGCAAAGAACTGACCATCATGGCCAAAACCATGACTGCCGAGCAGATTGCCATGCACTTTGGCAGCACCACCAAGCGCGTGCGCGATTCACTCTCTGCCCTGCAAATCACCCCCGCCCAAGCGTTCGTGCCGCTGCACGTAGGCCGTGAACATCAGCTGCGCGAAATGGCCAAAACCATGACCTTCACCGAAATAGCAAAAGCCATGGGAACACCACCCAACACCATGTACAGCATGCTGAGCAGACTGAAGATCAAGGCTTTGGCCAAGAGCCTCACCCCTACCCTTCAAGATCGACTCGAGGAGCTGACCCGCCTGGCACCAACGATGAGCCTTGAGCAGCTGGGCAAGCACTTCGACCGTGCACCCAAGACCATCCAGAAGGAGATCTACAAACTGGGCATGAGACCCCTCACCACACACCAAAGCCTATGGTCAGCACGAGCCGATGAATTGCGGGCCATGGCCAAAACCATGAACCCCACGGAGCTGGCAAAGCACTACGGCTCCACGCGCAACAACATGTACCGAATCCTGCAGCGCCTGGGCATCCAGTGCCAGCAGCAGCCTGCCACCGCCACCGCAAAGGCAGCGCCCAGCAAGCCAAAGCCCGCACCGACCAAGCTCACCCGGCTCGAAAGCCGCCCAGCCACAGTGCCGCGCAGCACCGCCGCCCGCAAAGCGCCAGTGCAAATCGTGATGCCCGCCGGCCTGAAGGTAACGCACATTGAGCTGCAGCTCCCCACCTCGGCCCGCATCTGCAACGGCACATCGCGCGAGCCCTACCGCCCGCACAGCGATGTGATCGCAGTGGCTCGCGGCACCGCCTACGGCCGGCTGCTGGAAGCGCAGCATGCAGCCAGGCAGTGAAGCAGCATGCCCGGGCTACTGGGCCGCAATAGCCGAGGCATTCAAAGTGCGCAGCAGCTGGCTTAGCGACCCGCAGCGGCTGCACATACAGCACCACTGCCTTGGCCTGTGGAACAGCCAGGACGAAGGGCTTTATCGCCATGTTTTCCTGCAGGTGCGCCACACCGAGGGCGCCCGCTGGCTCACCAACGACCGCACACCAGCGCAATTGCTGCGCTGGTGGATTGAATGCAAGCATCCGTAGGCCTGAGCACAGGCTTCAGCCTGTCCTTATTTCCTTGATCAGACAGCCAGCGGCACCCGGTTTCCATCCTTGTCGACCAAGAAATTACCGTCATCGACAAGCGCGATCTTGCAGCCCTGGAACTCACTTTCCCAGCCTGGCGCGAATTGGAAGTTCATTGTGTTGATGATCAACCTGCGGTCATCCACCAATTTTTTGTTCGTTTGAGCATCGAGCTCAAAGCGCTGCGGATATGCGTTGTTGTGCGCCTTCCAGTGGTCCTGGAGCGCTTTCGTCATTGTTTCGTAGATGCTGGCCATGGCCCGAGTTTACGACCCCACCCAGCCCGCCCAGACCAAGCCGCGGCTCCCGCCCCTGCGTTGGAGCGCAAACACGCCAACGACACCGAAGGCGACGACCTCGATTAATCACCACCACTAGGAAACACCATGAGCACCTACAAAGAACTGCTGGCCCAGCGCGACGAGCTGGAAAAGAAGATTGAAGCCGAGCGCGCCGCCGCGCGGGCTACTGCCCTGGCCACTGTGCGCGAGCTGTGCGCCGAGCACGGCATCACGGCCGCCGACCTGGTGCCCAGCGCCAGCAAGAGCAAACCCCGTGCCGTTGGCACCGTGCCGGCCAAGTACCGCAACCCAGAAACCGGGGACACCTGGACTGGCCGCGGCAAGGAGCCGGTGTGGATTCGTGGCTTGGCCCGCGAGGCCTATCTGATCACCCCGGCCGCATAACAGGGGCATGAGCACAGGCCTTGCGCCTGTCCTGATTTCCTTGAGACTGTTTTTTCTTAAAAATCTGCGGCGATTTTCATTGTGAGCAAAAAAATTACTTCCAATTATTCAACAATTCCTATATATCTCTTCGTTGGCCGGCAAAACCTCATCTAAATTTACTCGTTCATCAACTAAATGATTAACTGTTCTTAGAATATCCGCTATTAAAATAAGTCCATCCTTCCATTCACTCAGCTTTGATTCAAATCTATTGTTATTTTTCTCATAAAAATCCACACTAAATCTTGAAACATCCAACTGTATAGATTTAAATTCCCCAATTGCATACGATATTCTTTGTCCAATCAATTCGGGAATAATTGCAAATGATTGGGCCGGCAATGAATCATCTAAGAAATTATCATATTGTTTTAACCACTCTCTGAATTCAGAGAACAATTTCACAATGTCATTTTCTTGCATGCCAACAGGATCCAAAGCAAAAACATATCTATAGCCACATGTTCTTACATCATCTTCAAAATCTCTGAGAATTGGTTTTATTCGAAGCAAATATAGTATTGCTTCTTTCTCTTTTTTACTCAATTCGTTATCCGAAGCAATTTTGTTATGAATTACCGGGAATAACGCCGCACCTAATATTGCAAAAATTGATCCAATTGCTTGGACCCAGCCGGATAGATTGTCTTTTCCTCCAATTGCACAAAGAATATCGCTCCAAAAATAAGCATAAACAAACCAACAAATAAAAAAGCCAATAATAAATACCCCGCCAATTGCAGCTTGATTGGAAGTCATCAATGGCGAACGCAGACGCTTTATAGAAATATTCATACTCCTCCTTCGTTTTTACGAAGGTAGGTTACCTCATAACCCCAGCCCGCCCGGCCCAAGCCGCGCGGGCTTTGTCTTTTCTGGAGCCCTGAATGCTGACACCCCAGTTTGTCCTCGCCCTGTCCGCCAAGCTGGTGGTAGACCTGTTTGCCGGTGGCGGCGGCGCGTCCACAGGCATCGAGCAGGCCATCGGCCGCCACGTCGATATCGCCATCAACCACGATGCCGACGCCATCGGCATGCACGAAATCAATCACCCGCAGACGCGCCACTATCAGGCAGACGTTTGGGAGGTGGACCCGGTGCTGGTCACGGCCGGCATGCCTATCGGCCTGCTGCATGCATCGCCAGACTGCACCCACCACAGCCAGGCCCTGGGCGGCCAGCCGCGTAGCCGCGAGATACGCTCGCTTGCGTGGATCGTGCACCGATGGGCAGCCCGCAAGCCCGACGTGATCACCCTGGAGAACGTGGAGCAGATGCTGCAATGGTCGCCCCTGGTAGCCAAGCGCGATCCGGCCACAGGCCGCGTCATCACGCTGGACAAAGTGCAGGATGCCAGCGGCAAGACGGTCTATCGCGTGGCCGATCCTGGCGAGCGTGTGCCGCGCCACCGGCAATTCCTGGTGCCCGATAAAAAGGCCATGGGCCGGAACTGGAACCACTTTGTGCAGGGCCTGCGGGATATGGGCTACGTCGTGCAGTGGCGCGTCATCTGCAATGCGGACCTGGGAGCACACAGCACCCGCACCAGGCTCTATATGGTGGCCCGCCGCGATGGATTGCCCATCGTGTGGCCCGAGCCCACTCACACCAAGAAGCCCTCCGGCCAGCGCAAAGCCTGGCGCCCGGCGGCTGACTGCATCGACTGGAGCATCCCGGGCGCCAGCATCTTCGGCCGCAAGAAGGATCTGGCCGAGGCCACGATGCGGCGCATTGCCCATGGCATGCAGAAGTTTGTGCTGGATGCAGCAGAGCCATACATCGTCAGCCAGCAAGATCGTGCAGCATTCATCACCAAGTTCAACACCGGCTCAACCGGATCGGACTTGCGCGACCCGGTGCCCACGGTCACCGCCGGCGGCCACCCCGTCCGGCCCGGAACTGGCACCACCATCGGCTTGATGTCTGCATGCCTGGTCCAGGCCGGCCACGGCGAGGGCAAGGGAGGCGGCAAGCGCTGGAGCCATGGCGCCAACGACATCACGGGCCCGCTGGGCACGGTCACCGCCAGCGGCGGCGGCCAGAGCCTCGCCACGGCCTTCATGGTCCAAGCCAATGGCGGCTTCAACACCACGCCGGCCAGGGATCTGCAGGAGCCGGTTTCCACCGTCACCACCAGCGGCAGCCAGCAGCAGCTGGCCGTGGCCCATCTGGCAACCCTGCGCCACCACAGCACTGGGCGCGACCTGTCGGAGCCGCTGGCGACTGTGGCCGCCGGCGGCGAGCACCACGCCCTGCTGCAGTACCAGCTCAGCCAGGACGACCAGGCCGGCGCGCTGCGCTGTGCCGCCTTCCTGATGCGCTACCACGCCAACGGCGGCCAATGGTCAGACCTGCGCGACCCGGTGACCACCATCACCACGCGCGACCGCCTTGCCATGGTGACCATGTGGCTCAGGGGCGAGCCCTGGGTAATCGTGGACATCACGCTGCGCATGCTGGTGCCGCGCGAGCTCTACAACGCCCAGGACTTCCCGCAGAGCTACGTCATTGACCGCACGGCCACGGGCAAGGCCCTGACAAAAACCGCCCAGGTCCGCATGGCCGGCAACAGCGTCAGCCCGCTGCCCATGCGGCTGATCGTGGAAGCGAACTACACCGAAATGGCCATGCCGCAGCGCAAGGTCGCATGACAACCCAGGCCCGCACACCGCAGGCCTTTCTCACAGGGGCACCAGTACAGTTTTCGACTTGAAGCTAACCATTGCGAATCTTGATATAGCTATGCCTGCGAGCTGTACAAAAATACAGTAAAATGAATTACAAACAATTAGCCGCGCAAGAAATCCAGCAACACGAAACTTTTTCCATTAAAATTCCGCACATACGCAACTCATTGAAAGAGTGTAAACGTGCCTTCCTTGTCCAAACTCGGTCCTCCTGAACTGGAGCAGCTCATCAAAGAGAACATCCAGCGCGATGCCCTCATGGCTCTTGATGACGCATACAAGTCAGGAGATGACAAGTGCGTCGCCCATGCAACGTTGTTCGCACGGACTCATCGCTCTTCGGGGGCAGGACAAAACAGGCACTTTTTCACCAATGAGACGTTCCATGAGGCCCTCACCGTTCATGGTGCCAAGCCTTCTCCGCTCTGTGGCACAAAGCTGGTGATCGGCAAGCTCGGCATCTTCAGCATTGCCCGTCTCAACGTGCCGGGCCACAAGTGGGTCAACCTTAAAGGCAGCAAAACCCGCAAACAGCTCGCTCAGCTCAATACGGCCATCGAACGCACCTACGTCCAAGGCGATTTGTTTGATGCCGACAGGCCCGTCTCTGCGGGAACAATTTTTATTCTTGGTGTGATGGATGGCCTAGACATCGCCACAGGCGTTGCAAAATTGACACAAGTCATGATTGCACTACCTGCGCCAGATATGAAATCCTGGCTCTACATCAAGCCCCTAACCGAATTCCTTAAGTTGTACGACCTGCCCGAAAACAACAACCAGTACGACGGAGCAGTGCCAACACTTAAGGCGCAACCCAAGAAACTTACCGGAAATGACCAAGGGTATTAACGACCTGCAACCAGCGCGCCTTGAACAAGCGCTGGTTGCCCGCGGCCTCACCAAAGGCCAGCTGGCTAGCCTTGTTGGCGTAGCGGCATCTACTGTTACCAAGTGGTGCAAAGGCGATCAGTTTCCTGAAGCAGAAACCTTTGACCGCCTTGCATCCACATTGAATGTAGAGGCCGAGTGGCTGACCCGTCCGACACTCCCTGCGGTCTCCGCCCCCCTGTTTCGCAGCAACGCCCTCGCCCTTAAAGCAGCTCGCGCCAAGCTCAATGAGCGCGCCAACTGGGCACAAGACTTAGCAGCCCTGTTTGCCCTGCATGCAGACTACCCAGCCCTCAACCTGCCAGAACGCGACTTTCTTGCCCCTGAA comes from Comamonas sp. GB3 AK4-5 and encodes:
- a CDS encoding autotransporter domain-containing protein, which codes for MFVGNNNNNVQAITNNNEIQGTVGSLLTPLPSLTGMAVEVRNGDYGTTTITNYGTISGSPLLGIAGIQPADIPVVGVTGGQVVMTNTGTITGRISFSAAPQGHIFTNKGRLTGSLSMGSGLSSNRFNAITGSVVEKGTGTSGKLLISGQDAYFAAAGVVDGGSGSNSTLALQNDVGGGTGTNGSGSISSDNFTNFSNLIVDAGTWRMSGAVLTGITSTVLNGGILSVDNNAALGSGAITSAGTGGNLQAGASTVALNNAISITGIGLDVSGSNTLILDGAITGGGALKKSGTGTLILNGSNSYASTTLAGGVTQLGNAGALSSGEVTVNGVSLLQNAVSMALANNIQLNSMLFMGGSFELTLNGTVSGGGSLIKAGAGTLTLNAASNYSGGTTIQGGKLAVKGQVVGPVTADRGTTLAGSGSVGSVGTTTTVQDGAILEPGIGGVGTLTVGGNLQMVNGSTLAITAGVPGANVQTPGQGTSVSVAGDLSLDGVRLRVSQGAGFGPGLYRLFDYGGKLTLNHGGFAAIPVGTGLQFLSNDKQINLVSTQGQTLSFWNADGLASSTAQGGGSGTWSTRALNWSDEQGSVMSAMSPQPGFAIFGGAAGTVTVNNFAGPVQTTGLQFASDGYQLAGNALTLVADTSTVVAPVEIRVGDGSAASSGWTATLNNEIAGSDGLKKTGAGTLVLNGINTYSGGTTVAAGTLSVSQDSNLGGSGEGVALDGGSLQITGTGLTSNGNRNWMLGNAGGGIDIADAANRFTLGSALSGTGSLTKTGVGTLVLAGINTYTGSTTVSGGTLALGSGGSLSASTALNVGSGATFDISQSGGNQAVGSLAGAGALALGSLTLDAGGNNQSTTYAGSISGTGGLTKSGTGALTLSGNSSGYTGSTQVEGGSLLLANTGQLGGTVTVASGATLVGSGTVGSLGTTTTVQSGAVIAAGDASTPYGTLHVAGDLKLEQGATYQVKADPNAASSSLIQVAGTATLAGSVLHVGSESNASTDFRVGQTYTILKASNILGAFDTVTSNYAYLDASLGHSATDVTLKLQRNDTAFAELANTSNQAAVANGIESLPSSHPLYQYVQGLPKGTPAEAFSSLSGDTHASVAGSLVSLGARAPRISSQHLYSNLTAGMRSGAPIAQGSGSLPASAWPSSKALPAWAEVVGHWQAYNGDGNAARLKQNTAGLFVGMDQEVAGSGWRLGGSLGYTHADGRVADRASTSKVDSYSAAVYGGKSLGTGSGPRINVLGGLAYTWHDIQTSRNVASLGQTLKSDYSAHTAQLFAEVGYAIGQYDKFGFEPFVGVSLGKQRTGSFQEHGGFAALQGRSNTDDLTSTTLGLRMHSDFELAGKESRLRATVGWRHAFGDVNPQKTMAFEGGQNFTVAGAPLARNTALLGLEAEMALSRSAALVVGYRGEVGSGQRDHAANVKVRWAF
- a CDS encoding glycoside hydrolase family protein; translated protein: MTQAVVLDFIHNKGAGALATSTLLRKLNAGDVAGACAEHPRWNKGTVKGVLQVLPGLQLRGDANGEICTWRVELAA
- a CDS encoding IS5 family transposase (programmed frameshift), whose amino-acid sequence is MARRPVSKELWRQLQPLIPAFVPSAKGGARKRAISDEAALNGILFVLQTGIPWEDLPQSLGYGSGMTCWRRLRDWNAAGVWEQLHQAMLTRLREHDQIDWSRASIDGSSVPKPPGGQETGPNPTDRGKLGSKRHIVVDARGIPLVILVSGANRHDSKMFEKCVDAIPAIAGLPGRPRKRPAKLHADKGYDFKRCRAHLRQRGIMGRIARRGIESSERLGKHRWVVERTHSWFAGFGKLRIRFERRLDIHEALLKLAAAIICARFVDRWC
- a CDS encoding H-NS family nucleoid-associated regulatory protein, whose protein sequence is MSTYKELLAQRDELEKKIEAERAAARATALATVRELCAEHGITAADLVPSASKSKPRAVGTVPAKYRNPETGDTWTGRGKEPVWIRGLAREAYLITPAA
- a CDS encoding DNA cytosine methyltransferase, which gives rise to MLTPQFVLALSAKLVVDLFAGGGGASTGIEQAIGRHVDIAINHDADAIGMHEINHPQTRHYQADVWEVDPVLVTAGMPIGLLHASPDCTHHSQALGGQPRSREIRSLAWIVHRWAARKPDVITLENVEQMLQWSPLVAKRDPATGRVITLDKVQDASGKTVYRVADPGERVPRHRQFLVPDKKAMGRNWNHFVQGLRDMGYVVQWRVICNADLGAHSTRTRLYMVARRDGLPIVWPEPTHTKKPSGQRKAWRPAADCIDWSIPGASIFGRKKDLAEATMRRIAHGMQKFVLDAAEPYIVSQQDRAAFITKFNTGSTGSDLRDPVPTVTAGGHPVRPGTGTTIGLMSACLVQAGHGEGKGGGKRWSHGANDITGPLGTVTASGGGQSLATAFMVQANGGFNTTPARDLQEPVSTVTTSGSQQQLAVAHLATLRHHSTGRDLSEPLATVAAGGEHHALLQYQLSQDDQAGALRCAAFLMRYHANGGQWSDLRDPVTTITTRDRLAMVTMWLRGEPWVIVDITLRMLVPRELYNAQDFPQSYVIDRTATGKALTKTAQVRMAGNSVSPLPMRLIVEANYTEMAMPQRKVA